The proteins below come from a single bacterium genomic window:
- a CDS encoding prepilin-type N-terminal cleavage/methylation domain-containing protein, with the protein MKKGFTLIELMIVVVIIGILAALAIPRFMAASKKSKISEARLVVKQIWTANQTLYEETGAYATAVTDVFDWNDAAADNVPSGMVIDVPSGEPRFIYDIVADGAAQGRANTAVDASLGDVNAVTISANGDLGGGSF; encoded by the coding sequence ATGAAAAAAGGTTTTACACTGATCGAGCTCATGATAGTTGTCGTTATCATCGGTATTCTTGCCGCATTGGCGATTCCGAGATTTATGGCTGCTTCTAAAAAGAGCAAAATTTCGGAAGCAAGACTTGTTGTTAAGCAGATTTGGACAGCTAACCAGACCCTTTATGAAGAGACTGGCGCCTATGCTACTGCAGTCACCGATGTATTTGACTGGAATGATGCTGCTGCAGACAATGTTCCTAGTGGCATGGTTATCGATGTCCCGAGTGGCGAACCACGCTTCATCTATGATATTGTTGCAGATGGTGCTGCTCAGGGTCGTGCAAACACAGCTGTTGACGCCTCTCTTGGCGATGTCAACGCCGTTACTATCAGCGCAAATGGCGATCTCGGTGGCGGCTCATTCTAA
- a CDS encoding tetratricopeptide repeat protein, whose protein sequence is MKNSNLDRHAILIHRFALIGLLVLTALVYLNGLYGDFVWDDIFLIKENPTLFQNDPTIFFKGQFFPSHKWNTSSYYRPIVSFSYWLNYKFFGISPFYFHVINLLLHLLCVFLFYYLLRRHFRLLKFGSAWLATAIFALHPYHVESITFISGRTDLLATLFFLLALIHYFDYRRYNRVLPLYLSLCSFALGLLSKELIIIFVPVILLWEILINEKTKLKDALISISPFIVITVLYLPIRALILGKISGYNAINLTQLDFPVRLFYAPVFLCNYFSMLFFPFKFNAYRREQCLSICGDGIQFNFTVIVSYLIILILVFFFVLFIIKKRKDLAFWLSTIFIGLALVVNIISLSAAPLSERFLYLPSLGFAYIVASIVTKLSDRVKLKKPRSSIYALFVISVLFYYSGLIYARNFDWRNELMFYSSHLKASPKSVMAHTGMAKIYGEMGEHDSVIYHAKAAISTNKKTLPAYLSLANAYIYQQKFAQAESTLLSASLLAPKNAHLYLTLGNMESKRNNYNEARSYYLEALSLNSDYYFAYLNIGKLEHTLGNHQDAIRYLEKAKELNPLDPYIHRLLSMVYSDIGENEKARVAWKKYLELPGVKVGELIGDEDAPGVIPESMRRK, encoded by the coding sequence ATGAAGAATTCTAATCTCGACCGACACGCCATTTTAATTCATAGATTTGCTTTAATAGGACTTCTTGTCCTAACTGCATTGGTTTACTTGAACGGTCTTTATGGTGATTTTGTTTGGGATGATATTTTTTTAATCAAAGAGAATCCGACTCTATTCCAAAATGATCCGACAATCTTCTTTAAAGGCCAATTCTTTCCCTCTCATAAATGGAACACTTCAAGTTACTATAGACCGATAGTTTCTTTTTCGTATTGGCTTAACTATAAGTTTTTCGGGATAAGCCCATTTTACTTCCATGTGATCAACCTCTTACTCCATCTTTTGTGTGTTTTTCTCTTCTATTATTTACTGAGACGGCATTTCCGCCTTTTGAAATTCGGCTCGGCATGGCTTGCAACAGCTATTTTCGCTCTTCATCCTTACCATGTTGAATCTATTACATTTATAAGCGGCAGAACAGATCTTTTAGCGACGTTGTTTTTTTTACTCGCTTTGATCCATTATTTTGATTATCGCAGATACAATCGTGTGTTACCTTTATACCTTTCTCTTTGTTCTTTTGCGCTAGGGTTACTCTCGAAAGAGCTTATAATAATCTTCGTGCCTGTCATCCTTTTATGGGAAATATTAATTAATGAGAAAACAAAGCTTAAGGACGCTTTAATTTCAATTTCTCCGTTTATAGTTATTACGGTTTTATATCTACCAATTCGAGCGCTTATACTGGGGAAAATATCGGGTTACAATGCTATTAATTTAACTCAATTGGATTTCCCTGTTAGGCTTTTTTATGCCCCTGTATTTCTTTGCAATTACTTTTCGATGCTGTTTTTTCCATTCAAATTTAATGCATATAGAAGGGAACAATGTCTTTCGATATGTGGCGATGGAATCCAGTTCAACTTTACCGTTATCGTCTCATACTTAATAATTTTGATATTAGTGTTTTTCTTTGTTCTATTTATCATTAAGAAAAGAAAGGATTTAGCTTTCTGGCTTTCGACAATCTTTATCGGTCTCGCATTAGTTGTAAACATAATCTCTCTTTCAGCAGCCCCTCTTTCAGAAAGGTTTCTATATTTACCTAGCTTAGGATTCGCATATATAGTCGCCTCCATTGTCACAAAATTAAGTGATAGAGTCAAATTAAAGAAACCCCGCTCCTCGATTTATGCTCTTTTTGTAATTTCTGTTTTATTTTACTATTCTGGGTTGATCTACGCTAGAAATTTTGATTGGCGTAATGAACTAATGTTCTATTCTTCTCATCTTAAGGCATCGCCAAAATCTGTAATGGCTCACACAGGAATGGCAAAAATCTACGGCGAAATGGGAGAACACGATTCGGTTATTTATCACGCAAAAGCTGCTATCTCTACAAATAAAAAGACATTGCCAGCTTATCTATCTCTTGCAAATGCGTATATCTATCAACAGAAGTTCGCACAAGCTGAATCGACGTTGTTATCTGCATCTCTGTTGGCACCAAAAAATGCACATCTTTATTTAACTTTGGGTAATATGGAAAGCAAAAGGAATAACTATAATGAAGCCCGTTCATATTATTTAGAGGCTCTTTCGCTGAATTCCGATTATTATTTTGCATACCTAAACATCGGCAAATTGGAGCACACCTTAGGCAATCATCAAGATGCTATTCGATATCTGGAAAAAGCAAAGGAATTAAATCCATTAGATCCATATATTCACAGGCTATTATCTATGGTTTATTCAGATATAGGCGAGAATGAGAAAGCACGAGTAGCCTGGAAAAAATACCTTGAACTTCCAGGAGTCAAAGTAGGAGAATTAATTGGCGATGAAGACGCACCGGGCGTTATACCTGAATCCATGAGGAGAAAATAA